A genomic window from Aquabacterium sp. OR-4 includes:
- a CDS encoding glycosyltransferase family 2 protein, with the protein MRGHSAQAGASPGAAPSVSVVIPTYNRARFIGAAVASIRAQTYACAEIVIVDDGSRDDTAAVVAALGEGIRYIRQDNAGPSAARNRGIQEARGDLVAFLDTDDRWLPDKLMLQVQAMQRDPAIALVCADMAIEDGEGRRMVDSNFAKRDMLAMFERLAGAAIPEAPRLLLKINFINTSTVLARRELLQSLGGFDRRLRYGEDLELWLRIAARHAIACVPSVQEIRVEHDTNVTRSIEPMLKGYVDMAQVIRDWAGDRMLDWGVHPDAYVAACQADLGYWYFSEQRLREARLALRQSWRTRPSRRAALYGLAASLPGPLVALGRRLKSMPAGARAGHGAA; encoded by the coding sequence CACCCGGCGCAGCGCCCAGCGTCTCGGTGGTCATCCCCACCTACAACCGCGCGCGCTTCATCGGCGCGGCGGTGGCCAGCATCCGTGCCCAGACTTACGCCTGCGCCGAGATCGTCATCGTCGACGACGGCTCGCGCGACGACACCGCCGCCGTGGTGGCCGCGCTGGGCGAGGGCATCCGCTACATCCGCCAGGACAACGCCGGCCCGTCCGCCGCGCGCAACCGCGGCATCCAGGAGGCGCGCGGCGACCTGGTGGCCTTTCTCGACACCGACGACCGCTGGCTGCCCGACAAGCTGATGCTGCAGGTGCAGGCCATGCAGCGCGACCCGGCCATCGCCCTGGTGTGCGCCGACATGGCCATCGAGGACGGCGAGGGCCGCCGAATGGTCGACTCCAACTTTGCCAAGCGCGACATGCTGGCGATGTTCGAGCGCCTGGCCGGCGCCGCCATTCCCGAGGCCCCGCGCCTGCTGCTGAAGATCAACTTCATCAACACCAGCACCGTGCTGGCGCGGCGCGAGCTGCTGCAGTCGCTCGGCGGCTTCGACCGGCGGCTGCGCTATGGCGAGGATCTCGAGCTGTGGCTGCGCATCGCCGCGCGCCACGCCATCGCCTGCGTGCCCAGCGTGCAGGAGATCCGGGTTGAGCACGACACCAACGTCACCCGCTCGATCGAGCCGATGTTGAAGGGCTATGTGGACATGGCGCAGGTCATCCGCGACTGGGCGGGCGACCGCATGCTCGACTGGGGCGTGCACCCCGACGCCTACGTGGCCGCCTGCCAGGCCGACCTGGGCTACTGGTATTTCTCGGAGCAGCGCCTGCGCGAGGCGCGCCTGGCGCTGCGGCAGAGCTGGCGCACCCGGCCCAGCCGGCGCGCGGCGCTGTACGGCCTGGCGGCCAGCCTGCCCGGCCCGCTGGTGGCCCTGGGGCGGCGGCTGAAGTCGATGCCCGCCGGCGCGCGGGCCGGTCATGGCGCCGCCTGA